A single Chlamydia suis DNA region contains:
- a CDS encoding alpha/beta hydrolase, with product MTKQPCYFPHTKQIFEIPLLDNISSLGILHTPVSQEKEFPLVIVLHGLASSKTGTKRSYVHLANQLVQAGISVLRVDLPGHGDAEGFLHEFSLNDYIQASQRIIEFGLSLPQTSSSVALFGSSLGGSLSLLNLPLFPTIQHAAVWAPTIQGSLWLEDAKLSSSLPQGLSSENFSYQGVSLGKTFCSQFLELDLLVPLSKISEQVSVLYLQGEEDAVISLRHLDLFTKNFAGKLSYRTYPKMTHHLCVHSNAFQDIVNWLTHQLLGTSWSFSL from the coding sequence ATGACTAAACAGCCTTGTTACTTCCCCCACACGAAACAAATTTTTGAAATCCCTTTATTGGATAATATTTCTTCCCTTGGAATCTTACATACTCCTGTTTCTCAAGAAAAAGAGTTTCCATTAGTTATTGTGTTACATGGATTAGCCTCTAGCAAAACTGGAACGAAGCGTTCATATGTTCATCTAGCTAATCAACTTGTACAAGCTGGTATTTCGGTTTTGCGAGTGGATCTTCCCGGGCATGGTGATGCAGAGGGCTTTCTTCATGAATTTTCCCTTAATGACTATATCCAAGCCTCCCAACGAATTATAGAATTTGGTCTCTCTCTTCCCCAAACAAGTTCCTCTGTTGCTTTATTCGGCTCCTCTTTGGGCGGTAGCTTATCCCTGCTGAATCTTCCTTTGTTTCCAACCATTCAACATGCAGCCGTATGGGCTCCCACCATCCAAGGATCTTTGTGGCTAGAAGACGCCAAGCTTTCTTCATCACTACCCCAAGGGCTTTCCTCTGAAAATTTTTCTTATCAAGGCGTCTCTTTAGGAAAAACATTTTGCTCACAATTTCTTGAATTAGACCTCTTGGTCCCTCTTTCCAAAATTTCAGAGCAAGTCTCAGTTCTTTACTTACAAGGCGAAGAGGATGCTGTTATATCCTTGCGTCACCTAGATCTCTTTACCAAAAACTTTGCTGGGAAACTTTCTTATCGCACCTATCCTAAAATGACTCATCATCTTTGCGTGCATTCAAATGCTTTTCAAGACATTGTTAACTGGCTAACACATCAATTATTGGGCACATCATGGAGCTTCTCTCTGTAA
- a CDS encoding diphosphate--fructose-6-phosphate 1-phosphotransferase → MSSGKHSSLCQKTPPLCRELQKAPALLLTEDKRFSALLDERIEPVAELFPHTYTSPYRKFIPKSDLPLNIAPLKVGVMLSGGPAPGGHNVILGLLHSIKKLHPDSQLLGFLRDGHGLLNNNTVEITEEFMQEFRNSGGFNCIGTGRTNIITEENKARCLQTANQLDLDGLVIIGGDGSNTATAILAEYFAKHHAKTVLIGVPKTIDGDLQHLFLDLTFGFDTATKFYSSIISNISRDALSCKGHYHFIKLMGRSSSHITLECALQTHPNMALIGEEIAEKGTSLSSLIQEICEVIADRAAMGKYYGVILIPEGIIEFIPEIQTLVKEIESLPESADLFQELSSSSQQLLNQFPEDIRHQLLYNRDAHGNVYVSKISVDKLLIYLVQQHLETHFKQVPFNAISHFLGYEGRSGTPTHFDNVYSYNLGYGAGILVFNRCNGYLTTIEGLTSPIEKWRLRALPIVRMLTTKKNKDGSIRPLIKKRLVDISSPVFSKFSLYRKIWALEDSYRFVGPLQIHSPENSHSDDFPPLILFLNHNEWQKRCSICLEIPDQDY, encoded by the coding sequence ATGTCATCTGGTAAACATTCTTCTCTTTGTCAAAAAACGCCTCCTTTATGTCGGGAGCTTCAAAAAGCTCCTGCGCTTCTTTTAACAGAAGATAAACGATTTAGTGCCCTTCTGGATGAGCGAATAGAACCTGTTGCGGAATTGTTTCCTCATACCTACACATCCCCTTATCGTAAGTTTATTCCAAAATCCGATCTTCCCTTAAATATAGCTCCTCTTAAAGTGGGCGTGATGCTTTCTGGCGGTCCCGCCCCTGGAGGCCACAACGTTATTTTAGGTCTACTTCATAGCATTAAAAAGCTGCACCCTGACAGCCAACTTTTAGGTTTTTTGCGTGATGGACATGGGCTACTTAACAATAATACAGTAGAAATTACGGAAGAGTTCATGCAAGAGTTTCGTAACTCTGGGGGATTCAACTGCATTGGAACTGGTAGAACAAATATCATCACAGAAGAAAATAAAGCTCGCTGTCTGCAAACTGCGAACCAATTGGATTTAGATGGATTAGTCATTATTGGAGGAGACGGTTCAAACACAGCTACAGCAATCCTTGCAGAATATTTTGCTAAACATCACGCTAAGACTGTATTAATTGGCGTTCCGAAAACTATCGATGGTGATCTACAACATCTATTTCTAGACCTAACTTTTGGATTCGATACCGCCACGAAATTCTATTCGTCAATTATTAGCAATATCTCTAGAGACGCGCTATCTTGCAAAGGTCATTATCATTTTATTAAACTCATGGGGCGCTCATCATCACATATTACCTTAGAATGCGCGCTACAAACGCACCCTAATATGGCTCTCATAGGAGAAGAGATTGCAGAAAAAGGAACTTCTCTAAGCTCGTTAATTCAAGAGATTTGTGAAGTCATAGCTGATCGAGCAGCTATGGGGAAATATTATGGGGTTATTCTCATTCCTGAAGGAATTATTGAGTTTATCCCCGAGATACAAACTCTCGTCAAGGAAATTGAATCCCTTCCTGAAAGCGCCGATCTGTTCCAGGAACTATCCTCTTCATCCCAACAACTGCTAAACCAATTCCCAGAGGACATTCGTCACCAACTTTTATATAATCGAGATGCTCATGGAAATGTCTATGTATCTAAAATTAGCGTAGATAAGCTTCTTATTTATCTGGTGCAACAACACCTGGAAACACACTTTAAACAGGTACCCTTTAATGCCATCTCTCATTTTTTAGGTTATGAAGGGCGTTCAGGGACTCCTACTCACTTTGATAATGTATATAGTTATAACTTAGGTTACGGTGCTGGGATCCTCGTTTTCAACCGCTGCAACGGATACTTAACCACCATTGAAGGATTAACGAGCCCTATCGAAAAATGGCGATTACGAGCACTGCCTATCGTACGCATGTTAACCACCAAAAAAAATAAGGATGGAAGCATTCGGCCATTAATAAAAAAAAGATTGGTCGATATCTCTAGCCCGGTTTTTAGCAAATTCTCTCTCTATCGCAAAATTTGGGCTTTGGAGGACTCTTATCGTTTTGTAGGGCCTTTACAAATCCATTCTCCGGAAAATTCTCATTCCGATGATTTCCCTCCCCTGATTTTATTTTTAAATCATAATGAATGGCAAAAACGCTGTTCTATTTGTTTAGAAATCCCCGATCAGGATTATTAA
- the waaA gene encoding lipid IV(A) 3-deoxy-D-manno-octulosonic acid transferase codes for MIGRWLTSRFYDAFLICAFLVGAPRIFYKVLFHGKYINSWKIRFGIEKPKVKGEGPLVWFHGASVGEVSLLAPLLKKWRAEFPEWRFVVTACSEAGVHTAQRLYAPLGATVFVLPLDLSCIIKPVIRSLAPQIVVFSEGDCWFHFLTETKRLGAKAFLINGKLSEQSCKRFTFFKRLGRSCFSPLDLFLVQDELYKQRFLQLGVPLNKIRVCGNLKTFVETEASVNNRDFWRKKLQLSPRDQLIVLGSVHPKDVEVWAEAAQHLNKSSTKILWVPRHLERLREHTRLLAKAGVSFGFWSKGDSFSQYNSLIMDEMGVLKDLYAAAELAFVGGTFDPSVGGHNLLEPLQKDVPLMFGPHIHAQSVLAELLRKKEIGVPLERGSLLEVVEELLRDEKKRQRYLEKGRDFLKGEEKSFKQTWEILKEQIACIKI; via the coding sequence ATGATAGGCCGCTGGCTAACCTCTCGTTTTTACGATGCCTTTTTGATTTGTGCATTTTTAGTTGGAGCACCGCGTATTTTTTATAAGGTGCTCTTTCATGGAAAGTATATCAATTCCTGGAAAATTCGATTCGGGATAGAGAAACCTAAGGTTAAGGGGGAAGGCCCTCTTGTTTGGTTTCATGGGGCTTCTGTAGGAGAGGTTTCTCTTTTGGCTCCTTTGCTCAAAAAGTGGCGAGCAGAGTTTCCAGAATGGCGGTTTGTGGTTACAGCATGTTCTGAAGCAGGGGTGCATACGGCTCAGCGTTTGTATGCTCCTCTCGGGGCCACAGTTTTTGTTTTGCCTCTCGATTTAAGTTGCATTATCAAACCTGTTATTCGAAGTCTAGCTCCTCAAATAGTTGTTTTTTCGGAAGGAGACTGCTGGTTCCATTTTTTGACGGAAACCAAAAGGTTAGGGGCTAAGGCTTTTTTGATTAACGGTAAGCTTTCAGAACAGTCGTGCAAACGTTTTACTTTTTTTAAACGTTTAGGACGAAGCTGTTTTTCCCCGTTAGATTTATTCTTGGTGCAAGATGAGTTGTATAAACAGCGTTTTTTACAACTCGGTGTTCCCTTAAACAAAATACGCGTTTGTGGGAACTTAAAAACCTTCGTAGAGACCGAAGCTTCTGTAAATAACAGGGACTTTTGGAGAAAAAAATTACAATTGTCTCCACGTGATCAGTTGATTGTATTGGGGTCAGTACATCCTAAAGATGTCGAGGTTTGGGCAGAGGCTGCTCAACACCTCAACAAATCATCCACAAAAATTTTATGGGTTCCTAGACACCTTGAAAGGCTAAGAGAACATACTAGACTGTTGGCAAAAGCTGGAGTTTCCTTTGGTTTTTGGAGTAAGGGAGATTCTTTTTCGCAATACAATTCCTTAATCATGGATGAAATGGGAGTTTTAAAGGATCTCTATGCCGCAGCAGAGCTCGCTTTTGTGGGCGGAACCTTTGATCCTTCGGTAGGAGGCCATAATTTGCTGGAACCTCTTCAAAAAGATGTTCCACTTATGTTTGGGCCACATATCCATGCTCAATCGGTTTTAGCAGAACTATTGAGAAAAAAGGAAATTGGGGTGCCATTGGAGAGAGGATCGCTTTTGGAGGTTGTTGAAGAACTTCTCAGAGATGAAAAGAAACGACAACGGTACCTTGAAAAAGGAAGAGACTTTTTGAAAGGAGAAGAAAAAAGTTTTAAGCAAACCTGGGAGATATTAAAAGAGCAAATTGCTTGCATAAAAATTTAA
- a CDS encoding diphosphate--fructose-6-phosphate 1-phosphotransferase: MELLSVNKSYFELQRLHYRPATLELLDSLRSLHIQASPSSEPAPHSLARHIPHLCSLPDITLHKGEASSSLPLRIGVLLSGGQAPGGHNVVIGLFEGLRAFNKETKLFGFIKGPLGLIRGLYKDLDISVIYDYYNAGGFDMLSSSREKIKTKEQKSAILATVKKMKLHGLLIVGGDNSNTDTAMLAEYFIEHNCPTAVIGVPKTIDGDLKNSWIETPLGFHTSCRTYSEMIGNLEKDILSTRKYHHFVKLMGEQASHSTLECGLQALPNITLIGEEIAIRHTSLRSLSHSIAKGLIERFHKDKNYSTILIPEGLIKQIPDTKQLIHELNALIAEGHFSVHDFDQRLSPTAMTTFSSLPENIRDQLLLDRDSYGNVRVSKIAVEELLASLVRDEIAKLEPSMPFSPVTHFLGYESRASFPSNFDSNYGLALGIAASLFLVRGKTGYMVTIGNLAEEYAHWTIAATPLYKMMHLEKRFNEETPVIKTDSVSPYSPMVQYLHKMKGACLLEDLYRFPGPLQYFEEQALVDQRPLTLLWEKGILSEQNASRL; encoded by the coding sequence ATGGAGCTTCTCTCTGTAAATAAGAGTTATTTTGAACTACAAAGATTACATTATCGTCCTGCTACTTTGGAGTTGTTGGATAGTTTACGTTCTCTTCATATTCAGGCTTCGCCTTCTTCTGAACCGGCACCCCATTCATTAGCCAGGCATATCCCCCATCTATGCTCGCTCCCAGATATAACCCTTCACAAAGGAGAAGCTTCTTCTTCTTTACCTTTACGTATTGGAGTATTGCTTTCCGGAGGGCAAGCTCCCGGAGGCCATAATGTAGTCATTGGATTATTTGAAGGGTTAAGGGCTTTTAATAAAGAAACTAAGCTTTTTGGTTTTATTAAAGGGCCTTTGGGGCTAATTCGCGGATTATACAAAGACTTAGACATCTCCGTTATTTATGACTACTACAATGCTGGAGGTTTTGACATGCTTTCTTCCAGTAGAGAAAAAATCAAAACTAAAGAGCAAAAAAGCGCCATTCTCGCCACAGTAAAAAAAATGAAATTACATGGCCTGCTCATTGTAGGTGGAGATAATTCCAACACAGATACTGCAATGCTTGCAGAATACTTTATTGAGCATAACTGTCCTACAGCTGTAATTGGCGTGCCAAAAACTATTGATGGGGATTTAAAAAACTCTTGGATCGAAACCCCCTTAGGCTTTCACACATCATGCCGAACCTATTCTGAAATGATCGGTAATTTAGAAAAGGATATTCTCTCCACTCGAAAATATCACCATTTCGTCAAATTAATGGGAGAACAAGCTTCTCATAGCACTTTGGAATGCGGTTTACAGGCCCTACCGAATATCACGCTAATCGGAGAAGAAATCGCTATTCGGCACACATCTTTACGAAGTTTAAGTCATAGCATCGCCAAAGGGCTTATCGAGCGCTTTCATAAAGATAAAAATTACAGCACCATTCTTATTCCAGAGGGGTTGATCAAACAAATTCCAGATACAAAGCAGCTAATTCATGAACTGAATGCACTAATAGCCGAAGGGCATTTTTCCGTTCATGATTTTGATCAGCGCTTATCTCCTACAGCTATGACAACCTTTTCTTCTCTCCCTGAAAACATTCGAGACCAGTTACTCCTTGATAGAGATTCTTATGGAAATGTTCGCGTCTCTAAAATTGCTGTAGAAGAACTCTTGGCCTCTTTAGTTCGTGATGAAATAGCTAAACTCGAACCCTCTATGCCTTTTTCTCCAGTAACGCATTTTCTAGGTTATGAATCGCGAGCCAGTTTTCCTTCAAATTTCGATTCCAATTATGGCTTAGCTCTAGGGATAGCCGCTTCTCTTTTCTTAGTACGCGGAAAAACAGGATACATGGTAACTATAGGAAATCTAGCCGAAGAGTATGCCCATTGGACTATCGCCGCGACTCCCTTATATAAAATGATGCACTTAGAAAAACGTTTCAATGAAGAGACGCCGGTGATCAAAACGGATTCTGTATCTCCTTATTCCCCTATGGTGCAATACTTACACAAAATGAAAGGGGCTTGCCTATTAGAAGACCTGTATCGATTTCCGGGACCTTTGCAATATTTTGAAGAACAAGCACTTGTTGACCAGCGCCCACTAACACTGCTCTGGGAAAAAGGGATTTTATCGGAACAAAATGCAAGTAGATTATAA